In Desulfurella sp., the following proteins share a genomic window:
- the def gene encoding peptide deformylase translates to KNNGIGLAAPQIGIKKRIIIVDERAIGANSNIIAMVNPRIVSYESFYEEHDEGCLSVPGFYGKVNDRRRYIKVQYLDLKEQMQEVEFDNFLSVVIQHEIDHLNGILFVDRINFVEKLRFKKFLKENK, encoded by the coding sequence AAAAAACAATGGTATCGGTCTTGCAGCACCTCAAATAGGTATAAAAAAAAGAATAATTATAGTGGATGAAAGGGCAATTGGTGCAAATAGTAACATAATAGCAATGGTTAACCCTAGAATTGTTTCATATGAGAGTTTTTATGAAGAACATGATGAAGGTTGTTTAAGCGTTCCTGGTTTTTACGGAAAAGTAAACGATCGCAGGCGGTATATAAAAGTTCAATATCTTGATTTAAAAGAACAGATGCAGGAAGTTGAGTTCGATAATTTTTTGTCGGTTGTCATTCAACATGAGATAGATCACTTAAATGGCATTTTGTTTGTTGATAGGATTAATTTTGTTGAAAAATTAAGATTTAAAAAATTTTTAAAAGAAAATAAATGA